In Synechocystis sp. PCC 6714, the following are encoded in one genomic region:
- the crcB gene encoding fluoride efflux transporter CrcB has product MPVSLRSPLAIILGAIPGALCRYYATIFLARLFGNDLPYATFLINFSGCVGMGLVVTLATQPALMSPDLRLLLAVGFLGSYTTFSTYALEVTALWRTGQLAEGLIYGLGSLVVGAIGVLLGNLIAHRFTL; this is encoded by the coding sequence ATGCCGGTTTCCCTTCGATCGCCATTGGCGATTATTTTAGGAGCCATACCGGGGGCTTTATGTCGTTACTATGCCACTATTTTTCTCGCTAGACTTTTTGGCAATGATTTGCCCTATGCCACTTTTCTAATTAATTTCTCTGGCTGTGTAGGCATGGGCTTAGTGGTGACCCTAGCAACCCAACCAGCTTTGATGTCCCCGGATTTACGCCTACTCTTAGCGGTGGGTTTTTTGGGTTCCTACACCACCTTTTCCACCTACGCCCTGGAGGTGACTGCCCTCTGGCGCACAGGACAGTTAGCGGAAGGACTTATCTATGGTCTGGGTAGTCTGGTGGTGGGGGCGATCGGCGTATTATTGGGAAATCTCATTGCCCATCGTTTTACCCTCTAG
- the pstS gene encoding phosphate ABC transporter substrate-binding protein PstS, whose amino-acid sequence MTTFKQIKKLSKGLLPKASALALAVSLAACGGGGGDTAQTGSGDSTAADAFASKVSLTGAGASFPAPLYQGWFVALNQAVPNLEVNYQSVGSGAGVEQFMTKTVDFGASDVAMDDEEIAKINGEVIMLPMTAGSIVMAYNLPGVEGLKLSQETLAGIMLGNITNWNDPKLVADNPDLTLPNQPITVVHRSDGSGTTAVFTMNLAAMSPEFKETIGEGKTVEWPTSKGKFIGGKGNEGVTAGIQQNEGAIGYVEYGYATNNNLTMASLQNKDGQFVVPTDENASATLAAVELPENLREFITNPAGAESYPIVTYTWMLLYPQYADADKAKGMEAMVEFGLNEGQTMAPALGYVPLPQNVREKVAAAADKISPDYTITLK is encoded by the coding sequence ATGACTACTTTCAAGCAGATTAAAAAGTTGTCCAAGGGCCTGTTGCCCAAGGCTTCTGCCCTAGCCCTAGCCGTTAGTTTGGCGGCCTGTGGTGGTGGCGGTGGTGACACAGCCCAAACCGGTAGTGGTGATTCTACCGCCGCAGATGCTTTTGCCAGTAAAGTTTCTTTGACCGGTGCCGGTGCTAGTTTTCCCGCTCCCCTCTATCAAGGATGGTTTGTGGCCCTGAACCAAGCTGTACCTAATCTGGAAGTCAACTATCAATCCGTGGGTAGTGGGGCCGGGGTAGAGCAATTCATGACTAAAACCGTTGATTTTGGTGCCAGTGACGTGGCTATGGATGACGAAGAAATCGCCAAGATTAATGGTGAAGTCATCATGCTCCCCATGACCGCCGGTAGCATTGTCATGGCCTACAATCTGCCTGGAGTCGAAGGATTGAAGTTATCCCAGGAAACCTTAGCGGGCATCATGTTGGGCAATATTACCAACTGGAATGACCCCAAATTAGTGGCGGATAATCCCGATTTAACTCTGCCCAATCAACCTATCACTGTGGTCCACCGTTCCGATGGTAGTGGTACCACGGCCGTTTTTACCATGAACTTGGCCGCCATGAGCCCCGAATTCAAAGAGACCATCGGCGAAGGTAAAACCGTAGAGTGGCCTACCAGTAAAGGTAAATTCATTGGTGGTAAAGGCAACGAAGGGGTAACCGCTGGCATTCAACAAAACGAAGGGGCCATTGGCTATGTTGAATATGGCTATGCCACCAACAATAACCTGACTATGGCTAGCTTGCAGAATAAGGATGGACAGTTTGTGGTGCCCACCGATGAAAATGCTTCGGCCACATTGGCCGCAGTGGAACTGCCAGAAAACCTACGGGAATTCATCACTAACCCGGCTGGGGCGGAATCCTATCCCATTGTTACCTATACCTGGATGTTGCTCTATCCCCAGTATGCTGATGCGGACAAGGCCAAGGGCATGGAAGCAATGGTGGAATTTGGTCTGAATGAAGGTCAAACCATGGCCCCTGCTTTGGGTTATGTGCCCCTGCCCCAAAATGTGCGGGAAAAGGTGGCCGCCGCCGCTGACAAAATTTCCCCTGATTACACTATCACCCTGAAATAG
- a CDS encoding PstS family phosphate ABC transporter substrate-binding protein: protein MFGLRQLSRRIAPVALLLLGISACTPSQTSQPIAIDGSSTVYPITEAIVKDYSMGKEEVAIDVAFSGTGGGFRAFCEGKTDITNASRPINKEEMKLCNNNQVRYVELPIAFDAITVVSNPNNDWLNSLTVEELKRIWEPAAEKTLTRWNQVRPEFPDQPINLYSPGEDSGTFDYFTEAIVGQAGASRLDSLKSEDDDILVQGVVQDVYSLGYFGFAYYEAHTDELKAIAVDQGKGPVLPSRETVEKSEYQPLSRPLFIYVNATKAQENPALREFIDFYLANASTTATSVGYIPLPQEAYDLGKISFNKGEVGTVFEGKSVMDLTIGELLKKQASFE from the coding sequence ATGTTTGGTTTACGTCAATTGAGCCGGCGCATTGCCCCTGTAGCTTTGCTCTTGCTGGGAATTTCCGCTTGCACACCATCTCAGACCAGTCAGCCGATCGCCATCGATGGTTCTAGTACGGTTTATCCCATCACTGAAGCAATTGTGAAAGATTATTCCATGGGCAAAGAAGAAGTGGCGATCGATGTGGCCTTTTCGGGCACCGGCGGGGGCTTTAGGGCATTTTGCGAAGGAAAAACCGATATTACCAATGCATCCCGTCCCATAAATAAGGAGGAGATGAAATTGTGCAATAACAACCAAGTTAGGTACGTGGAATTGCCCATTGCCTTTGATGCCATCACCGTAGTCAGCAATCCCAACAATGACTGGCTCAATAGTTTGACCGTCGAAGAACTGAAACGCATTTGGGAGCCGGCCGCCGAAAAAACCTTGACCCGCTGGAACCAAGTTCGTCCTGAATTTCCCGATCAACCCATTAATCTCTATTCCCCCGGCGAAGATTCTGGCACCTTTGACTATTTCACCGAGGCGATCGTTGGGCAAGCTGGGGCCAGTCGTCTTGATAGCCTAAAAAGTGAAGATGATGACATTTTAGTGCAAGGGGTAGTTCAAGATGTTTATTCCCTGGGATATTTTGGCTTTGCCTACTACGAAGCTCACACCGATGAGTTGAAAGCCATTGCTGTGGATCAAGGTAAAGGCCCAGTACTACCCTCCCGGGAAACGGTGGAAAAATCTGAGTATCAACCCCTATCCCGTCCTTTATTTATTTACGTCAACGCCACCAAGGCCCAGGAAAATCCAGCTCTGCGGGAATTTATTGATTTTTATCTCGCCAATGCTTCCACCACCGCCACCAGTGTTGGTTATATTCCCCTCCCCCAGGAAGCCTACGATTTGGGTAAAATCAGCTTCAACAAAGGAGAAGTGGGAACGGTATTCGAAGGGAAAAGCGTTATGGACCTGACTATTGGGGAATTGCTAAAGAAACAGGCTTCATTCGAGTAG
- the pstA gene encoding phosphate ABC transporter permease PstA, whose product MTAVNLQKKKSNLRTIFGYSMTAVSGACLLATIIPLFAVLIFVAIQGFRSINLNLFLKLPPAPGLAGGGVGNAIIGTFIVVAIATVIAVPIGVLSAVYLSEFSGDNQVARAVRFATNLLSGIPSIIAGVFAYGALVSSGLFGFSAIAGGVALAVLMLPTIIRTTDEALQIVPQDIRWAALGVGAYKYQTVLFVVLPAALSSIITGVTLAIARAAGETAPLIFTALYSNFWPRGLKEPIATLAVLVYNFASVPYKSQQELAWAASLLLVFLVLITNITARFFTRKKAY is encoded by the coding sequence ATGACCGCCGTTAACCTCCAAAAGAAAAAATCTAACCTGAGAACCATCTTTGGTTACTCTATGACTGCTGTGTCGGGGGCCTGTTTATTGGCCACCATTATTCCCCTGTTTGCGGTGCTAATTTTTGTTGCCATCCAGGGTTTCCGCAGCATTAACCTTAACCTATTTCTCAAACTACCCCCGGCCCCGGGTTTGGCTGGTGGTGGAGTGGGCAATGCCATTATCGGAACCTTTATCGTGGTGGCGATCGCCACGGTGATTGCTGTGCCCATTGGAGTTTTGAGTGCGGTTTATCTTTCCGAGTTTAGCGGTGATAACCAAGTGGCCCGGGCAGTACGTTTTGCCACCAACCTGTTGAGTGGCATTCCTTCCATCATTGCGGGGGTATTTGCCTATGGGGCGTTGGTGTCTTCGGGACTATTTGGCTTTTCTGCCATTGCGGGGGGCGTTGCCCTGGCGGTGTTGATGTTGCCCACCATTATCCGTACCACCGACGAAGCGTTACAGATTGTGCCCCAGGATATTCGTTGGGCAGCTCTGGGGGTGGGAGCTTACAAATACCAGACCGTTTTATTCGTCGTTCTGCCCGCTGCCCTTTCTTCCATTATCACCGGGGTCACATTGGCGATCGCCAGGGCTGCTGGAGAAACGGCCCCCCTAATTTTCACTGCCTTATATTCCAACTTCTGGCCCCGGGGACTGAAAGAACCCATCGCGACACTGGCTGTATTGGTTTATAACTTTGCCTCGGTACCCTACAAATCTCAGCAAGAATTGGCCTGGGCAGCTTCGTTGTTGCTGGTGTTTTTGGTGCTCATTACCAACATCACCGCTCGCTTCTTTACTCGGAAGAAGGCTTATTAG
- the rpsN gene encoding 30S ribosomal protein S14 — MAKKSMIERDRRRSRLVAKYAAKREALKEEFRQAETLEDKLAVHQKLQDLPRNSAPNRRRNRCQVTGRPRSYYRDFGLCRNVLREWAHQGLLPGVTKSSW; from the coding sequence ATGGCAAAAAAATCCATGATCGAGCGGGATAGGCGTCGTAGCCGCTTGGTAGCAAAATATGCTGCTAAACGGGAAGCGCTCAAAGAAGAATTCCGTCAAGCTGAAACCCTAGAAGACAAATTAGCTGTCCACCAAAAATTGCAGGATTTACCCCGCAATAGCGCTCCTAACCGTCGCCGCAACCGCTGTCAGGTTACAGGTCGCCCCCGTTCATACTACCGGGACTTTGGCCTTTGCCGTAATGTTTTGCGGGAATGGGCCCACCAAGGTCTTCTGCCCGGTGTAACAAAATCTAGCTGGTAG
- a CDS encoding FAD-dependent hydroxylase → MIPMLPCITDNQFDVAIAGGGIVGLVLAAGLRQTGLKIAIIEALPKEQALTKPQAYAVSLLSGKILAGLGVWESIKDSIGHFDRIQISDNDYRGIVPFAKEDVNELALGHVAEHPVILQALENCLEHCPHITWFRPAELLSFTNSENHKQVTLQQGKKKIILQTKLLVAADGARSRVRSLASIKTKGWKYWQSCVAFTIHHQAPSNNTAFERFCDTGPMGILPLPGDRAQIVWTMPHHKAHTLVNLPEADFIAELRQRIGDRLGEFHLVNGRRLFPVQLMQSNCYVQPRLALVGDAAHCCHPVGGQGLNLGIRDGAALAQVIATAHGQGEDWGSLTVLKRYEHWRKPENWLILGFTDLLDRFFSSHWLPAIALRRFGLEMLRQVPPAKKFALRLMTGLLGRRPQLATD, encoded by the coding sequence ATGATTCCTATGCTCCCCTGCATAACTGACAATCAATTCGATGTGGCGATCGCCGGAGGGGGCATTGTGGGGCTGGTATTGGCGGCGGGGTTACGCCAGACTGGTTTAAAAATTGCCATTATTGAAGCTTTGCCCAAGGAGCAGGCCCTCACCAAACCCCAAGCCTATGCCGTTTCCTTGTTATCGGGCAAAATTTTAGCGGGGCTGGGGGTCTGGGAAAGTATCAAGGACTCCATCGGTCATTTCGACCGCATCCAAATTTCCGACAATGATTACCGGGGCATCGTCCCCTTTGCTAAGGAAGATGTCAATGAATTGGCCCTGGGCCATGTGGCAGAACATCCGGTGATTTTGCAAGCCTTGGAAAACTGTTTGGAGCACTGTCCCCACATTACCTGGTTCCGTCCTGCCGAGTTGCTCAGTTTCACCAATTCAGAAAACCACAAACAAGTCACCCTGCAACAGGGGAAAAAGAAAATCATCCTACAGACCAAATTATTAGTGGCGGCGGATGGAGCCCGTTCCCGCGTACGTTCCTTAGCAAGTATTAAAACCAAAGGTTGGAAATATTGGCAGTCCTGCGTTGCCTTTACCATTCACCATCAAGCCCCCAGCAATAACACGGCTTTTGAGCGTTTTTGTGACACTGGTCCCATGGGAATTTTGCCCCTGCCGGGCGATCGGGCCCAGATTGTCTGGACTATGCCCCACCATAAAGCCCATACTTTGGTTAACTTACCGGAAGCGGATTTTATTGCAGAATTACGCCAACGCATTGGCGATCGCCTGGGGGAATTTCATTTAGTTAATGGCCGGCGTTTATTTCCGGTGCAACTGATGCAGAGTAATTGCTACGTGCAACCCCGCTTAGCATTGGTGGGGGATGCGGCCCATTGTTGCCACCCCGTGGGAGGCCAAGGGTTAAATTTAGGCATCCGGGACGGGGCAGCCCTGGCCCAGGTAATTGCCACTGCCCATGGCCAAGGGGAAGATTGGGGCTCCTTAACGGTGCTGAAACGTTATGAACATTGGCGAAAACCGGAAAATTGGCTCATCCTCGGCTTCACTGATCTGTTAGACCGTTTTTTTTCCAGCCATTGGTTACCGGCGATCGCCTTAAGAAGATTTGGCTTAGAAATGTTGCGGCAAGTGCCCCCGGCGAAAAAGTTCGCTTTGCGTTTGATGACTGGTTTGTTGGGCCGCAGACCCCAATTAGCCACAGATTAA
- the pstB gene encoding phosphate ABC transporter ATP-binding protein PstB: protein MVVSNGVATKGVLEAQGVNVYYGSHLAVKDCNISIPERRVVAFIGPSGCGKSTLLRCFNRMNDLVAIARVEGRITYHGADIYSPTVDPVGLRCSIGMVFQKANPFPKSIYENIAWGARLNNFQGDMDELVETSLRRAALWDEVKDKLKASGFSLSGGQQQRLCIARAIAVQPEVILMDEPCSALDPISTLKIEGLMHELKEQFTIVIVTHNMQQASRVSDYTAFFNVESVEKGAKVGSLVEYGPTEEIFQNPTQQSTRDYVSGRFG from the coding sequence ATGGTCGTTTCCAACGGCGTGGCCACTAAGGGAGTGTTAGAAGCCCAGGGCGTTAACGTTTACTACGGCTCCCACCTAGCGGTCAAAGACTGCAATATTTCCATTCCCGAAAGACGGGTAGTGGCATTCATTGGCCCCTCCGGCTGTGGCAAAAGCACCCTGCTCCGTTGCTTCAACCGTATGAATGATTTGGTGGCGATCGCCAGGGTGGAAGGGCGGATTACCTACCATGGTGCCGATATTTATTCCCCCACAGTGGATCCAGTGGGTTTACGCTGTTCCATTGGCATGGTGTTCCAGAAAGCTAATCCTTTTCCTAAGTCCATTTACGAAAATATTGCTTGGGGGGCTAGGTTAAACAACTTTCAAGGAGATATGGATGAATTAGTGGAAACGTCCCTGCGTCGGGCGGCTCTCTGGGACGAGGTGAAGGATAAATTGAAAGCCAGTGGATTCTCCCTCTCCGGCGGTCAACAACAGCGACTCTGCATTGCCCGGGCGATCGCCGTTCAGCCGGAAGTAATTTTGATGGATGAGCCTTGTTCGGCCTTAGATCCCATTTCCACCCTCAAAATTGAAGGGCTAATGCACGAACTAAAAGAGCAGTTCACCATTGTGATTGTCACCCACAATATGCAACAAGCTTCCCGGGTTTCGGACTACACTGCCTTTTTCAACGTGGAATCAGTGGAGAAAGGAGCTAAAGTGGGTAGTCTGGTGGAATATGGCCCCACAGAGGAAATTTTCCAAAATCCGACCCAACAATCTACCCGGGATTACGTCAGCGGCCGTTTCGGTTAG
- a CDS encoding phosphotransferase enzyme family protein, whose amino-acid sequence MLIFSRFIHTSPNNFMESPGETTKVSENILAIAGQFNHQGKIVQIKPFGNGNINDTFLVDLDLNGQGQTSFILQRINHQVFKNPAAVMGNMVWVTTHIKQKLQRYPLGRPWSMPEVILTKNNQDHWDSGTGQFWRAISFIEGSESFDILTSPRQAQEVGTALGIFHQLLSDLPPAKLVDTLPGFHHTPGYLQQYHQALASSQRAVGEFNREIAHCRAVVEEWTPVVEVLEQAKVKRLLPLRLMHGDPKVNNILFDRQSGQAVSVIDLDTTKPGLIHYDLGDCLRSGCNLLGEETENWSAVEFDLDLCQGILQGYLPQCRHFLTAADYDYFFPAIALISFELGLRFFTDYLNGDHYFKVKYPPHNLIRALVQFQLATRIKSQESSIRQMIEEISG is encoded by the coding sequence TTGCTGATTTTTAGCCGCTTTATCCACACTAGCCCCAATAATTTTATGGAATCCCCTGGGGAAACAACCAAAGTATCGGAGAATATTCTTGCCATTGCAGGCCAGTTTAATCACCAGGGAAAAATTGTCCAGATCAAACCCTTTGGTAATGGCAATATCAATGACACTTTTTTAGTCGATTTAGATTTAAATGGCCAAGGGCAAACCAGTTTTATTTTGCAACGGATTAACCATCAAGTGTTTAAAAATCCGGCGGCGGTAATGGGCAATATGGTCTGGGTAACCACCCATATCAAACAGAAACTGCAACGGTATCCCCTGGGGCGTCCTTGGTCCATGCCCGAGGTGATTTTGACCAAAAATAACCAAGACCATTGGGATTCTGGCACTGGACAATTCTGGCGGGCCATTAGTTTTATTGAAGGCTCAGAATCTTTTGATATTCTGACTAGTCCGAGGCAAGCTCAGGAAGTGGGCACTGCGTTGGGCATTTTTCACCAATTATTGAGCGATCTTCCCCCAGCAAAATTGGTTGATACCCTGCCCGGATTTCACCACACCCCTGGGTATCTTCAGCAATATCACCAAGCGTTGGCCAGCAGTCAAAGGGCCGTGGGAGAATTTAACCGGGAAATTGCCCATTGTCGGGCTGTAGTTGAAGAGTGGACTCCCGTAGTTGAAGTATTGGAACAAGCAAAGGTAAAGAGACTATTACCACTCAGGTTAATGCACGGTGACCCCAAGGTTAATAATATTTTGTTCGATCGCCAATCGGGGCAAGCCGTCAGTGTGATTGATTTGGATACGACTAAACCAGGATTAATCCATTATGATTTGGGGGATTGTTTGCGCTCTGGCTGTAACCTGTTGGGGGAAGAAACGGAAAATTGGTCCGCCGTTGAATTTGATCTGGATCTATGTCAGGGCATTCTTCAGGGTTATTTGCCCCAGTGTCGACATTTTCTCACCGCCGCCGACTACGATTATTTTTTCCCCGCCATTGCTCTGATTTCGTTTGAGTTGGGACTTAGATTTTTCACCGATTATCTCAATGGCGATCACTATTTCAAGGTTAAATATCCTCCGCACAATCTCATACGGGCCCTAGTGCAATTTCAATTAGCTACCCGGATCAAAAGTCAGGAAAGCTCCATTCGTCAAATGATTGAGGAAATTAGCGGTTGA
- the pstC gene encoding phosphate ABC transporter permease subunit PstC — MTTAPYSRTKPLASRSDIEKNLEKGFKYLTLAFAVSIGLILLAIAVLIFLQSVPAIKAFGLGFIANNTWNPVTSQYGALAVIVGTLINSGLALLLAIPLGIGTALFLSEDFIPTKIRTVLTFMVELLAAIPSVVYGLWGIFVIIPLIKPVGMWLNEYFGWIPLFSTPPAGPGMLPASIVLAIMILPIITAIARDSLASLPPELRQASLGLGATRWETIFRVLIPAAFSGIVGGIMLALGRAMGETMAVTMIIGNSNRLSWSLLNPANTIASLLANQFAEASGMQVSALMYAGFVLIILTFVVNILAELIVNKVKAKY, encoded by the coding sequence ATGACCACTGCGCCCTATTCCCGGACAAAGCCCCTGGCTTCCCGCTCCGATATTGAAAAAAATTTGGAGAAAGGGTTTAAGTATTTAACTTTAGCCTTTGCCGTCAGTATTGGTCTGATTTTGCTGGCGATCGCCGTCCTAATTTTCCTCCAATCAGTGCCGGCAATTAAAGCTTTTGGGCTGGGCTTTATCGCCAACAATACTTGGAACCCCGTCACAAGTCAGTATGGTGCCTTGGCGGTTATTGTGGGAACTTTGATAAACTCCGGCTTGGCCTTGCTGTTGGCTATTCCCCTAGGTATTGGCACGGCACTGTTTTTAAGTGAAGATTTCATTCCTACTAAAATTCGCACTGTCCTAACTTTTATGGTGGAATTGCTAGCGGCTATTCCCAGTGTTGTTTATGGATTGTGGGGCATTTTTGTCATTATTCCGCTGATCAAACCGGTGGGCATGTGGTTAAACGAATATTTTGGTTGGATTCCTCTCTTTAGCACCCCGCCTGCGGGCCCTGGTATGTTACCCGCCAGTATTGTTTTGGCCATTATGATTTTGCCCATCATTACGGCGATCGCCAGAGATTCTTTGGCTTCCTTACCGCCGGAATTGCGTCAAGCTTCCTTGGGACTAGGAGCTACCCGGTGGGAAACTATTTTTCGGGTGCTAATTCCCGCCGCTTTCTCCGGCATTGTTGGGGGCATTATGTTAGCCCTGGGGCGAGCCATGGGGGAAACGATGGCCGTAACCATGATTATTGGTAACTCTAACCGTCTTAGTTGGTCTTTATTAAATCCTGCCAACACCATTGCATCTCTGTTGGCTAACCAGTTTGCTGAAGCTTCGGGGATGCAGGTTTCTGCATTGATGTATGCGGGTTTTGTGCTGATTATTCTGACTTTCGTTGTCAATATTTTGGCAGAGCTGATTGTGAACAAAGTCAAAGCTAAATATTAG
- the pstB gene encoding phosphate ABC transporter ATP-binding protein PstB has protein sequence MNESPARTLTETIPVFTAQNLDIYYGNHRAVRDVSMTIPKNKITAFIGPSGCGKSTILRCFNRLNDLIESFRLEGKVLYHNQDLYSPNIDVTAVRKYIGMVFQKPNPFPKTIFDNVVYGARVNGYKGNLEELAEDSLRRAALWDEVKDKLKASGFSLSGGQQQRLCIARAIAMQPEVLLMDEPCSALDPISTLKVEELMNELKENYTIIIVTHNMQQATRVADYTAFYNAEATEKGNKVGYLVEFDQTSKVFGDPQEQETKDYVSGRFG, from the coding sequence ATGAACGAATCCCCTGCTCGGACATTAACTGAAACCATTCCTGTCTTTACTGCCCAAAACCTTGACATTTACTATGGTAATCATCGGGCAGTGCGGGATGTTTCCATGACCATTCCCAAAAATAAAATCACCGCCTTCATTGGGCCATCCGGTTGTGGGAAAAGCACGATTTTACGCTGCTTTAACCGTCTGAATGACCTGATTGAAAGTTTTCGACTGGAGGGCAAGGTTCTTTACCATAACCAAGACCTTTACTCGCCCAACATCGATGTCACTGCGGTGCGTAAATATATTGGCATGGTTTTCCAGAAGCCCAATCCCTTTCCCAAAACCATTTTCGATAACGTGGTGTACGGTGCTAGGGTCAACGGTTATAAAGGCAATTTGGAAGAGTTGGCCGAAGATTCTCTCCGACGGGCCGCCCTCTGGGACGAAGTGAAAGATAAATTAAAAGCCAGTGGTTTTTCCCTCTCCGGTGGTCAGCAACAACGACTCTGCATTGCCCGGGCGATCGCCATGCAACCGGAAGTACTGTTGATGGATGAGCCCTGCTCGGCGTTGGACCCCATTTCCACCCTGAAAGTGGAAGAGTTGATGAATGAACTGAAGGAGAATTACACCATCATTATTGTTACCCACAATATGCAACAGGCCACCAGGGTGGCGGACTACACCGCTTTTTACAACGCAGAGGCCACGGAAAAAGGTAATAAGGTGGGCTACCTAGTGGAGTTTGATCAAACCAGCAAGGTTTTTGGTGACCCCCAAGAGCAGGAAACCAAGGACTACGTCAGTGGCCGCTTCGGCTAA
- a CDS encoding transposase, translated as MAKIHAKVKDTRADFLHKPPTRLIRENQTVILEDLNTAGMLKNRRLSRAISDLGWRCFRTMFSAKAETYGRDFRVISRWEPTSQRCSRCGAMGRKK; from the coding sequence ATTGCCAAAATTCACGCCAAAGTGAAAGATACCCGTGCTGACTTTTTACATAAACCACCCACCCGATTAATTCGTGAGAACCAAACAGTGATTCTGGAGGATTTGAACACCGCCGGGATGTTGAAAAATCGTCGTCTCTCCCGTGCCATCTCTGACCTGGGTTGGCGTTGTTTTAGAACAATGTTTTCTGCCAAAGCAGAAACGTATGGTAGGGACTTCCGGGTAATCTCCCGTTGGGAACCGACTTCTCAACGCTGTTCCCGTTGTGGTGCAATGGGTCGCAAAAAATAA
- a CDS encoding lipopolysaccharide assembly protein LapA domain-containing protein: protein MLRRISQLAIAMVLALGLVSLALLTMQNVTLVSLSFLTLQSIQMPVGLLLVFAVAGGLVAGSLFYPLSRGNRRRGIPSQRELDREFDFDDLV, encoded by the coding sequence ATGCTACGTCGTATTAGTCAATTGGCGATCGCCATGGTGTTGGCATTGGGGTTAGTTTCTCTGGCATTGTTGACCATGCAAAATGTCACCCTCGTTTCCTTGAGCTTTTTGACGTTGCAATCGATTCAGATGCCGGTGGGTTTACTATTGGTGTTCGCCGTGGCGGGGGGATTGGTGGCAGGGAGCCTATTTTACCCATTGTCTAGGGGAAATCGTCGGCGGGGTATCCCTTCCCAAAGAGAATTAGACCGAGAATTCGACTTTGATGATCTGGTATGA
- a CDS encoding pentapeptide repeat-containing protein, with the protein MATFSSLEIFNPHVPAMALEADFHWQTQGEKGHLALTLTPQADGQWLSLLGGKLRFWLRGIDLTVQGEGATINNGQNFFNAGEIIFKPETLSPQIVNVDITLAEQWARLQVEVKAEARQVAIAETQSLWPADLSPNQLAIADRLLAKFLAEAYLTPALCWGQWLLSKSADSDPQIPWQPLYDIENHQAVTEANTISLGDRLRLAINSPHLDCLALGKLVGLDPQRDLAGGKFVGADLNGIDLGNSQLMDSNFRGAILTDSDLSHADLRCGNFRGADLSGAYLEGANLHQADFRKSSLALATLIGTDLRGADLRGATLQNVNFSGAKVENLQFGDNPGLTPTQEAWLLENGAQLTSESVQEMLR; encoded by the coding sequence ATGGCGACTTTTTCCTCCCTCGAAATTTTCAATCCCCATGTTCCAGCTATGGCCTTGGAGGCAGATTTCCATTGGCAGACCCAGGGAGAGAAAGGCCATCTAGCATTGACTTTAACGCCCCAAGCTGACGGCCAATGGTTGTCACTGTTGGGAGGAAAACTGCGCTTTTGGCTACGGGGCATAGATTTAACGGTCCAAGGGGAGGGAGCCACCATCAACAATGGTCAAAACTTTTTTAATGCGGGGGAGATAATTTTTAAGCCGGAAACCCTTTCGCCTCAAATCGTTAATGTTGATATTACTCTGGCTGAACAGTGGGCCCGTCTACAAGTGGAAGTTAAAGCTGAAGCTCGACAGGTGGCGATCGCCGAAACCCAAAGCCTGTGGCCAGCGGATTTGAGTCCAAACCAATTGGCCATTGCCGATCGCCTCTTAGCAAAATTTTTGGCGGAAGCTTACTTAACGCCGGCCCTTTGTTGGGGTCAATGGCTCCTAAGTAAATCAGCGGACTCTGACCCTCAAATTCCCTGGCAACCTCTGTACGATATCGAAAATCATCAAGCCGTAACCGAAGCAAACACCATTAGCCTTGGCGATCGTCTGCGTTTGGCGATCAATTCCCCTCATTTGGATTGCCTTGCCCTGGGTAAATTAGTTGGTTTAGACCCGCAACGGGATTTGGCCGGCGGCAAATTTGTTGGTGCAGACCTCAATGGCATTGATCTGGGTAACAGCCAACTTATGGACAGCAACTTCCGGGGAGCCATCCTCACGGACAGTGACCTGAGCCACGCCGATCTCCGTTGTGGTAACTTTCGGGGCGCAGACCTGAGTGGCGCCTATCTAGAAGGGGCTAATCTCCACCAGGCTGATTTCCGTAAAAGTAGTTTAGCCCTAGCAACTCTAATCGGTACAGATCTACGGGGAGCAGATTTGCGGGGAGCCACCCTCCAAAACGTTAACTTCAGCGGCGCCAAGGTGGAAAATTTGCAGTTTGGCGACAATCCAGGGCTGACCCCCACTCAAGAAGCCTGGTTGTTGGAAAATGGTGCACAGTTGACTTCCGAATCGGTGCAAGAAATGTTACGCTGA